One genomic segment of Macrobrachium rosenbergii isolate ZJJX-2024 chromosome 40, ASM4041242v1, whole genome shotgun sequence includes these proteins:
- the dap gene encoding uncharacterized protein dap has translation MDGMCVQQVERNHLLSLPRLLNNRMLELRQQFLMRPKKNRDQVTNLRQNLFGSSPSAKKENLAFADEELSKMTQADSQRWNFDIDAGTPVEEGHYHWELIHETNQALDTSGRLTCLTRKFASPVMITSSDSSSSLSNGFDTSSVMTPFMSSSSSSSASSAISKRAITTTTFSTSTTPTPVISKKCVKRLQKPVPSKVPKLITDYFKESKPVPVKYKDLVPEEKEVVSNRIVEILKIKSMNVR, from the coding sequence ATGGACGGGATGTGTGTACAACAAGTTGAAAGGAACCATTTACTGAGTTTGCCAAGACTCCTCAACAACAGAATGCTAGAGTTGCGACAGCAGTTCCTGATGCGACCGAAGAAAAACCGCGACCAAGTGACGAACTTGCGACAGAACCTCTTCGGTAGCAGCCCTTCTGccaagaaggaaaacctcgcttTCGCCGACGAGGAGCTGAGCAAGATGACCCAAGCTGACTCCCAGCGATGGAACTTTGACATCGATGCCGGGACGCCCGTGGAAGAAGGTCATTACCACTGGGAGCTCATCCACGAAACCAATCAAGCCCTCGACACCTCCGGAAGGCTGACCTGTCTCACCAGAAAGTTTGCATCGCCAGTAATGATCACATCATCCGACAGCAGCAGTTCGTTATCCAACGGATTTGACACGTCATCTGTGATGACCCCTTTcatgtcatcatcatcttcatcatctgcGTCATCAGCCATCTCCAAGAGagccatcaccaccaccactttCTCGACTTCGACAACACCAACGCCTGTGATTTCCAAAAAGTGCGTGAAAAGATTACAGAAACCTGTCCCCAGCAAAGTGCCCAAACTCATCACGGACTACTTCAAGGAGAGTAAGCCAGTGCCTGTGAAATATAAGGACTTGGTACCAGAAGAGAAAGAAGTCGTAAGTAACAGAATTGTTGAAATCTTGAAAATCAAATCCATGAATGTGAGATGA